The window gttttcccctcctctccctctgcaggTTCTCCTGGCAGCCAATGGAGAAGGAAAACGGGGTATTGTAGGTTCCCAAAATTAACTCTTCAGGCTTTGCTGCTAACACTCCCCGCTTCACTCCCCTGAAATGCTCAGCAACCCACAGCCCCACCATTCCCAGAAAGCCATCCCTTGGGATCCCAGCTCCCCCTGTCCTACTGACAAAGATCCTGTCCAGACAAGCATTTAACGATGGCATACAGAGAAATAACACTCCAGTCTAACCAACCAGTGGGTGTGTGTGTTCTTGGGAGGAAACAGCACTGGGGGTGAGGGTTAGGTGGGGATTGCACGAGGGAGAGTGGTGTCAATCCAGCGTGCAAAGGGTGCCACGCAGGAGCAAATGAAGCCGCCTGTTGCACAGCTGAGCTCTGGCACGGGGCAGGAGCAGACAGCACGGGCCTCGACAGAGAAGGGTGGCTGTTAGCAGAGCAGGTCACTGTGCTGAGCAACTCGGGTGCTGCCTCCAGGAGGgagagcaccagcagctgcagtaCAGACACAGCTGACCTCCACAGGACTGCTGGTGGTCTGTGACTACTGGCCATGAGCACATTGCGGGGAGAACATCAGCATTTAACGATGGCATACAGAGAAATAACACTCCAGTCTAACCAACCAGTGGGTGTGTGTGTTCTTGGGAGGAAACAGCACTGGGGGTGAGGGTTAGGTGGGGATTGCACGAGGGAGAGTGGTGTCAATCCAGCGTGCAAAGGGTGCCACGCAGGAGCAAATGAAGCCGCCTGTTGCACAGCTGAGCTCTGGCACGGGGCAGGAGCAGACAGCACGGGCCTCGACAGAGAAGGGTGGCTGTTAGCAGAGCAGGTCACTGTGCTGAGCAACTCGGGTGCTGCCTCCAGGAGGgagagcaccagcagctgcagtaCAGACACAGCTGACCTCCACAGGACTGCTGGTGGTCTGTGACTACTGGCCATGAGCACATTGCGGGGAGAACATCAGcatgcacagcaccagcagccactgctcccCCAGTACAACATGATGGCAGCAGCCCCGGCTGgaggaacaaaggaaaagccATCAAATGAAGCCACTTTGTAGCCCACTACACTTGCTCCCTGCAGGACAGGTCAAGAGGAGCCAGGCACAAAACTGGCAGAGGCCTGCTGCTGCTATCAGTGGCTGCAGGCCAGGAAAGTGCTGTTCCTGCTCTGGCTGTATCAGCACAACCATGGTCACCCCCTCGAGGAAAAGAGCCTGGGAGATAAACGACAGGAGCCAGGGAATGAGCTCCTCATCCTGGCTGCTTCCCAGGGGGGTCAGACCTTACTACACTCCTTCCTGCACAGCCCACCCTCGGTGAGACCGGCTGGAGCACCCCGGGTTGTCCGGGAATGACTGACTGGAGTGAGGCATGAGCTCCACCAGCtgacccccagccctgcctcgcTGCTGTCTGCTCCCTCCCGCGGTGGCCCCAGGCTGGCAGCTGGTGGAAGCGGGGTGCTTCCAGATGGCTCTGCGTCCGGAGATAAGCGCTGCCCTCCGGAACGGAGACGTCAAGGGGCGAGTGAGAGCAGACAGCGGCGGGAAGGGCTGAGATAGGGAATTCACCCTGGGATGGGCACGGTGGTGACAGAGCCCTCGTGCATGGCAAAGCCTTGCAGCGAACCGCCCGAGCTCGGGCCGCACCGGAGCCTCCCCTGCGGCACCCGGAGGAGGGAGCACCCCACGAAACACCCTCGCTCCCGAGCCGGGGGCAGGCACAGCCGGGCAGGCGATGCCCTCCCGCCGCTGGCCGGGGCAGGCTCCAGCTTCGCTCCCCGCCGCGGGACGGGGACCCTGAGCCGCGGCCAGGCCCTCCCCGTGCGGGAGGAGACGAGCCCGGGCTTGCAGCGCCGCGGATCCTTGGCAACCCCGGAAGCGGCCGCCATCGGCCGTGCGGCAGGAAGCGGAAGTCGGCGGCGGTGCGGTGGCGGGATGCTGGCGCTGGCggtgccgctgctgctgctggcggcAGCGggccgcgggcgggcggcggcggcggggcccgggcgGGACGCGCTGcgggaggagctgctgctgagcccgCTGCCCGCCGGCGACGTGGCCGCCACCTTCCAGTTCCGCACGCGGTGGGACGCGGACCTGCCGCGGGGCGCGGGTAGGGCGGGGCCCGGGGGGGCGGAGCTGTGGAGCGGGGTGGCGGCGCGCACGGGGGTGGTGACGGGGGAGGCGGGGTGCGGTGGCGGGGTGCTGAGCGGGGCAGGGCGGTGGGGCGGAGCTGAGGGCTGCGGTGGCACCAGCACGAGTGACATCCGTGCGGTGATGCCATCGGGCTGCTCGCGTGAGCAGGGGGTGACGTCATGTTTGGCTAGGTCCTGGTGTGACGTCAGGGggatgaggtgtccctgctcatggcagaaggttggaaatggatgatcttaaggtcttttccagcacaaaccGTTTCTATGAGCTGGACAGGGGCTGATGCTGGCTGCAGTCTCTCACTACAGGCTCTTCCCGAAGGCGCTGGGGCGGCTGGTGGCGGCGCTGGGCGTGCGGGAGCTCCACCTCGCCCTCACCCAGGGCTTCTGGCGCACCCAGGCCTGGGGGCAGCCGCCCCTCCAGGCACCCGCTGGTGCTGAGCTCTGGGTCTGGTTCCAGCCCAGCGTCACCGAGTAAGTATCCCGGCCACAGGTCTGTCCCTCCGGGTCCCCTCTACACCCACTGCTCTGGGGAGCTGTCTCCCTCTCATGTCAGGCAGCCAGGGTGCGTGCTGAGGGCTCCTGAGTTGCAAAATGTCTGCTGGAATAAAGAGCCTGGAGTGCGAGGAGTAGCTCtaacagaaagcagaatgtAGCCCCCAGCTCAGTGCATGGGGCAGGGTGTGGTGCTGAGGGCAAACCCTTGTTCACTAAAGGAACAAATAACTCCCTTATGGGCTCTGTTATGACAACCCTCTTGCTGTGCTAATATGACTGGGTTATATGTTAACCTCTCATCGGTGACTCACTTCCTTTGGCTCCCATCCAATGCCTGGCACCATCTCTCTTATCACTCAGCCCCTcttccagccccagcagctctctGTGGACTCAGAGCTCTCTCATCCCTACAGATGGCCTGTTCTAGGTCTGCTGGTTATGTCAGCCTTCAGAGCTGCACCATGGTGTTGCTTTAGGTCTCACAGCCCCCTCCACATACACCATATGTCACCTCCCGCATGCTTCCTGCTCCCCTAGCCTCTCACCTCACATACCAGCTGCACCCACTACTGTGTCCCTGGCTGAAGCCCTGCCAGCCCAGGGGCTGCCCCTGTCCCCCAGATCTCACACATGAGAATAAAATACCAAGAGAGCCAGAAAGTACATGACGTGCAGCCTCTACCTGCATGCTCCTTGTACCTTCTGAAAGCCAGAGTGGGCTCCCCAGTGTATTTATTGAATGTTGCTAATTTCACGCTTGTAGTTCCAAGGATTTGAGCTGCTGAGTAATCTCTGGTATCTGTTCTCACACAGTGTTGACAAAGCCTGGAAAGAGCTGAGTAACATCCTCTCAGGAATATTCTGTGCTTCTCTCAACTTCATCGATGCAACCAACACAGTCACTCCAACAGCATCCTTCAAACCCCTGGGCTTAGCCAATGGTGAGCCTGGCGCTGCCCTCTCACTGTTGCCTCTAGCTTTAGTTCTGCCCTATGCCATTGCAAGGAGTCCAGGTCCTGCAATAGGTCTGGGGCTGTACAATCTCCAACCTCTTCCTGGAAGCATTTCCTCTCCCCACAAGTGAGGCTTGGATTTGAACAGAGAAAACCCACAAGCAGTACATGGCAGATGCTCCCAGGCCCTTGTCTgtgtctgaaaaatattttatgaaacaGGACTAGAGGATTTAAGGactcatgaaaaaaacctgataGAATATACCCTTATCTGTTCTTTCCAAATCACTCTGAACATAGTGGGATCTATGCCTGATTGAGCTCATGGCATTTTGGGCACATTGAGAGGGTTGTGGGCTGTGGGGTTCACTGAGAGTGGAAGAGGTCCTGCTTCTGTTCTTATGCCTGTAGCAGTACCAGCATGTTGACCCTCCACCTCCCTGCCCAGGGACAGACCACCATCTCCTGCGATACGCTGTCCTGCCCCGGGAGGTCGTCTGCACTGAGAACCTCACACCTTGGAAGAAGCTGCTGCCATGCGGCTCAAAGGTAACAGCAAGTCCTGCTGCCTCGCTGGGCCACTCCTGATGGAGCTGGGTTCCCTCCAGCGATCCAGGAGTGTGCACTGAGAAGTTTCAGCAGGGCTTTTCTCTCAGTGGGAGCAGAGGATAGACCTAGGCTGagtttctccttctctccctgcaggctgggctggctgtgctgctgaaagcagagcGCTTGTTCCACAGCAGCTACCACTCACAGGCAGTGCACATCCGCCCTATCTGCAGGGTAAGCACAAGGCTCAGGGCTCCCTCCTTTAACAACACcaagagaaaatgcaaagccTTCTTGTGGCACTGTAAGCTGGGCAAACACACTGGTTTGCCCAGCTCTCCTGTGGTGTGTTCATCACTGTGTCTAACACAACTGTTGTCCTGCTTCGCTGGTCTCACCTGCGTCCCGATGGGATTCTTGCAATCCTGGTGGAGttccagctccatcctgctTTCCTGCCCCTTTGGAAGGTGTGATCAGAGCCACCTATCTCTCTCTTGTCCAGGATGCCTCCTGTCTGGCTGTGTCCTGGGAGCTCAGACAGACCCTCACTGTGGTTTTTGACACCTTTTCTAGCGGCCAAGGAAAGAAAGGTAAGcttggcagctctgtgctgtgctcctccggtgccccagcctgcagcacatCACTCTGCCTGCCACTAACTTTGCTTCCTGCAGACTGGTCCCTCTTCAAGATGTTCTCTCGCACACTTACTGATGCATGTCCTCTGGCATCGCAGAGCAAAGTCTACGTTGACATCTCCCCTAAGAACAAGGTAATGCTTACAGACTAGAGAACACCCCTGCTTCTCAGATCAGCCACTTTGCGTGGCTCAAAATCCCTCCACCCAGCATGGTGGGGCCCCCCAGAAGCCCTCCAGGGGGGTTCCCTCAGGGCAGTGGGGATGAATGTGGGGTATAGTAAGACCACTTGAGCTGGCTGTTGGGTGGGAAAGCTCAGGGCTGGATGGAGTGGCTTTGCCCCAGTGCTGCCAATTCCTTCAAGGGGCACTTTTCCTTTAATGGTCCATTTGTTTTCGTAGGAAAAGGAGTTACTGGAAGTAACCCCCCTTCCAACATCTGTATACGAAGCTATTGTCCAGGGAGACAAGAGATCCTATGCCGTCTACGACCTACTGAGCCCCTCACTCTTTAATACCTCTCGCAGCCTCAATGTGCAGTTCAAGTGGAAGCGTCCCGAAGACAGCTGTGAGTGACCAGAACTCCGTTCCACCTGCATCACTGGCCAGGGCTTCAGGCCTAAAACTCACGTGGAATGGccccccattcccatctccttttctcccttgcAGCGGAAATGCCGATACCTGTACTCCATGCTCAGCGCTACGTGAGCGGGTACGGGCTGCAGACCGGAGAGATCAGCACCCTCATCTACAACACCCACCCATACCGGGCCTTCCCTGTCATCCTGCTGGAGACTGTGCCCTGGTATCTGCGACTCTATGTGCACACTCTGACCATCATCAcgaaggggaaggaaaacaagccaAGTAAGTAAACCCTGCCAGGAGCACATGCCACCCAACTGATTCCCTTGGCACAAGTGGCTCATTCCAGAGATGGTTTAGTCCCTCCCTTGGGCCTCAGTGATCAGGGGGAAACTGGACTGGGAAACAAAACATCTTAGGATGTTTTCCTAACCTTCCCTTCAGTGCTCACAGCAGATGAGACTTTATTAAGTCTGTTTTATAAGAGGCTCATGGATTGTGTTTCATAATCCAACAACGGTCTAAaccaaaatgaattaatttttgtaGTAAAGGAGACTAAGTTTAAAACTGATGacttattttccatttgcatcTTTCCTTATGAACACCTGACTTTGATGGATCATCACATTTAGCTTTAACACATGTTTTTTGAGCTGTTCATCTTCACTTGCCCAAAAAACCTTTCCCAGGACAGTGGAAGCAGGAGCTCCCATCCCATGGGAGATGTCTGGGCAATGCGAAATGGGACAAGGTCTCCCTGGTGCCACTGACACATCTCTTTGGGGTTAGGTTACATCCACTACCAGCCAGCTCAGGACCGGAGACAGCCTCACCTTTTGGAAATGCTCATCCAGCTGCCAGCCAACTCTGTCACCAAGATCTCAATCCAGTTTGAGAGAGCCTTATTGAAGTGGACAGAGTACCCACCAGATCCCAATCACGGCTTTTATG is drawn from Strigops habroptila isolate Jane chromosome 13, bStrHab1.2.pri, whole genome shotgun sequence and contains these coding sequences:
- the PIGT gene encoding GPI transamidase component PIG-T, giving the protein MLALAVPLLLLAAAGRGRAAAAGPGRDALREELLLSPLPAGDVAATFQFRTRWDADLPRGAVSHYRLFPKALGRLVAALGVRELHLALTQGFWRTQAWGQPPLQAPAGAELWVWFQPSVTDVDKAWKELSNILSGIFCASLNFIDATNTVTPTASFKPLGLANGTDHHLLRYAVLPREVVCTENLTPWKKLLPCGSKAGLAVLLKAERLFHSSYHSQAVHIRPICRDASCLAVSWELRQTLTVVFDTFSSGQGKKDWSLFKMFSRTLTDACPLASQSKVYVDISPKNKEKELLEVTPLPTSVYEAIVQGDKRSYAVYDLLSPSLFNTSRSLNVQFKWKRPEDSSEMPIPVLHAQRYVSGYGLQTGEISTLIYNTHPYRAFPVILLETVPWYLRLYVHTLTIITKGKENKPSYIHYQPAQDRRQPHLLEMLIQLPANSVTKISIQFERALLKWTEYPPDPNHGFYVGSSVLSALVPSIIAMKDMDVEESPLFTSLFPSSDGSSYFVRLYTEPLLVNLPTPDFSMPYNVICLTCTVVAVCYGSFYNLLTRTFHVEEPSRGGLAKWLANIIRKFRGVPPL